A genomic segment from Conger conger chromosome 2, fConCon1.1, whole genome shotgun sequence encodes:
- the ascc1 gene encoding activating signal cointegrator 1 complex subunit 1, whose translation MEVLRPTLININGRIYRKNVIKEQVYQEEDDEDEFSYSGPVTDQFTEEPCDTLSMEQTEKGYRYAMDVPSVLYKYIIGKKGETRKRLENETRTSINIPKQGVEGQIVITGQQRGAVSSAVTRIEVLMESFRKKQPFTHFLSFPLNHPQIQEQFLKFKEEVLEQCSKDSGVDGSIFQNPAKLHLTVGTLALLNDMEVAKASELLQQCQEQLQDITGGKPLPLEVVGLEYMNDDPAMVDVLYAKVQAKDGSDKLQVMADQLVESFVTAGLMVREWDRVKLHGTVMNTLFRKDPSAEEKGGSGRPNMKDREAFDARGVLKKFGSFHFGDFELTGVHISQRFSTDCSGYYTSSGLVQFS comes from the exons ATGGAGGTTTTACGACCGACCCTGATAAACATCAATGGAAGGATTTACAGAAAAAACGTTATCAAAGAACAGGTTTATCAAGAGGAAGACGATGAGGACGAATTTTCTTATTCTGGACCAG TCACTGACCAGTTCACGGAGGAACCCTGTGACACACTCTCCATGGAACAAACTGAGAAGGGCTACCGTTATGCCATGGATGTTCCCAGTGTTCTTTACAA ATACATTATTGGAAAGAAAGGGGAGACCAGGAAGAGACTTGAGAATGAAACACGTACCTCAATAAACATTCCCAAGCAAGGAGTGGAGGGACAGATAG TGATCACTGGTCAGCAGAGAGGTGCGGTGTCGTCAGCCGTCACACGCATTGAGGTCCTGATGGAGAGCTTCCGGAAGAAACAGCCCTTCACGCATTTCCTGTCTTTCCCTTTAAACCATCCTCAAATCCAGGAGCAGTTCTTAAAGTTTAAAGAAGAGGTCTTGGAACAGTGTTCAAAG GATAGTGGAGTTGACGGCAGCATCTTTCAGAACCCAGCGAAGCTCCACCTGACTGTTGGGACCCTGGCTCTACTCAATGACATGGAAGTGGCCAAAGCGAGTGAACTCCTCCAGCAGTGCCAGGAGCAGCTCCA AGACATCACCGGGGGGAAGCCTCTTCCCTTGGAGGTAGTGGGGCTCGAGTACATGAACGACGACCCTGCCATGGTGGACGTCTTGTATGCCAAAGTCCAGGCCAAGGATGGGTCAGACAA GCTGCAGGTGATGGCCGACCAGCTGGTGGAGAGCTTTGTGACAGCGGGTCTGATGGTGAGGGAGTGGGACAGGGTGAAGCTTCACGGCACCGTCATGAACACGCTGTTCAGGAAGGACCCCTCAG cTGAAGAAAAGGGTGGTTCTGGGAGGCCAAATATGAAGGACCGAGAGGCTTTTGATGCACGGGGTGTATTAAAg AAGTTTGGCTCGTTCCACTTCGGAGACTTCGAGCTGACCGGCGTCCACATTTCCCAGAGGTTTTCCACAGACTGTTCCGGGTACTACACCTCGTCCGGCCTTGTCCAGTTCTCGTGA